DNA sequence from the Shewanella piezotolerans WP3 genome:
AAGGGTAACAAGATAATCGGTATACCGACCGAGAGAGCTAAGAATCGAGAAGAGTTGCTAATTCACCTAAATGTAATCCCTGAAGATATGCCTGTCACGCTATGGGCGGGTAAGCGCAAGCTAACGTTGAAGCCGAGCGATCTAGAGCATTATCGAGGAGAGCGGGGTCGTAGAGGGGCGAAATTGCCACGAGGGCTGCAGCGAGTTGATAGTGTAGAACTCGGAGATGGTGAACCTGTCGTTTAATTTCTTGAAATAAAAAATGCAGCCAATTGGCTGCATTTTTTTATCTATTCATTGCTTGGATTAGTTAAGCAACTTCATAGTATTTAGGTTCGATATCGACTTGTCTTTGGATAATTTGACTGGCCATTTTTACGCATTTTCCACACTGATCGCCCACGCCTAAACGCTTCTTTACATCAGCTAATGAAGCATCGCCTTGGCTAACAGCTTCTTTAATCTGAGTATCTGTAATCGCATGACAAAGACAAACGTACATAAATAATGGTCCAACAATCGAATATGCACGAAGTATAAATGAAAACGATTCTCAATGCTAATAACTGATGAGAATAGTTATCAATCATTCGATAGGTTGGTAGTTATTAAAAACATTGCAGCTGATCACAACCAAGTGCTGCTGTGGGCACTTGGTCATGTTTTGCGCCGTAAGAGTTAATTCTTGATTTTGAAGCCGGTCTAATAACCGCGCTCAAAATGAACCCGATGGGCTAGCTCTTCGCCTTTTATCCACTTGTGGTAGTTTTCAGAGAAGATTTCTACTACTTGTTCTGGAAAACTTGGGGCTGCAATATGTGGGGTGATAACAACATTGTCTAACGACCAAATAGGGTGTGATTCCGGTAATGGCTCTTGATTAAATACATCGAGTATTGCTTGCTGTTGCTGGTTTTGAATCAGCTGGATATAGAGCGAATCAAGGTCAAGTACGTCGCCTCGGCCTAAGTTAAACAACACTACCTCTTTTTTTAGCAGGGATAATGTATGTTGGTTCAGAGCACCGCGCGTCTCTGGAGTACTCGGCAAGATACTCGCAACCGCATCCGCTCTTGGTAGATGACGAGTTAAGTTGGCTAAGGTGTCGACTTCATCAAAACCTTTGGTGGGTTTTGCCCCGCGATTAATACCAATGACATGCATGCCAAAGTGTTTGGCGGTTTGGGCTATATGCTTTGCAATAGAGCCGGTACCTAAAAGCAGTAGGTTCTGCCCTTGTAAAGTCTTATAGCTACCTGGTAGCCATACTTTCTGAGCTTGCTGAGTCTTATAGCGGCCGTGTTCACGTTGGTAAGCAAGGAGGTAGCCAAACAGATATTCGCTCATTAATGGACCAAAGATCCCTCGCACATTTGTGAGTTCATAGTCTCGTCGCTGCCTAGGTTTAACTAATGCGTCAACACCGGCAAAAGTTGACTGCATCCATTTTAAATTTGTAGCATGGGGCAGTATTGGAGCTGCCAGACTCGGTTCTGCAAGCCAAATGTCAGCGTTAAATATGTTTTGCGGATTATCATCCAAAATATGCACATTTGGCAGGTGGCAAGAAGTCAGAAGCTGACGATATTTTTCATTTTCTCTGGTGAGCAATAGTAACTTGTGTCCCATGCTGACTCCCTTTATCCTAGCTATATATCATTAAATTAGAGTACGTTTATGTCCAAGTTGATTGAATTTCTGAGCTACTTAGGTTCGTTTATCTATCCCTGGCTAACAGAAGCTTCAACAGCAA
Encoded proteins:
- a CDS encoding bacterioferritin-associated ferredoxin gives rise to the protein MYVCLCHAITDTQIKEAVSQGDASLADVKKRLGVGDQCGKCVKMASQIIQRQVDIEPKYYEVA
- a CDS encoding D-2-hydroxyacid dehydrogenase, whose protein sequence is MGHKLLLLTRENEKYRQLLTSCHLPNVHILDDNPQNIFNADIWLAEPSLAAPILPHATNLKWMQSTFAGVDALVKPRQRRDYELTNVRGIFGPLMSEYLFGYLLAYQREHGRYKTQQAQKVWLPGSYKTLQGQNLLLLGTGSIAKHIAQTAKHFGMHVIGINRGAKPTKGFDEVDTLANLTRHLPRADAVASILPSTPETRGALNQHTLSLLKKEVVLFNLGRGDVLDLDSLYIQLIQNQQQQAILDVFNQEPLPESHPIWSLDNVVITPHIAAPSFPEQVVEIFSENYHKWIKGEELAHRVHFERGY